From Ailuropoda melanoleuca isolate Jingjing chromosome 8, ASM200744v2, whole genome shotgun sequence, a single genomic window includes:
- the RBBP5 gene encoding retinoblastoma-binding protein 5 isoform X1: MNLELLESFGQNYPEEADGTLDCISMALTCTFNRWGTLLAVGCNDGRIVIWDFLTRGIAKIISAHIHPVCSLCWSRDGHKLVSASTDNIVSQWDVLSGDCDQRFRFPSPILKVQYHPRDQNKVLVCPMKSAPVMLTLSDSKHVVLPVDDDSDLNVVASFDRRGEYIYTGNAKGKILVLKTDSQDLVASFRVTTGTSNTTAIKSIEFARKGSCFLINTADRIIRVYDGREILTCGRDGEPEPMQKLQDLVNRTPWKKCCFSGDGEYIVAGSARQHALYIWEKSIGNLVKILHGTRGELLLDVAWHPVRPIIASISSGVVSIWAQNQVENWSAFAPDFKELDENVEYEERESEFDIEDEDKSEPEQTGADAAEDEEVDVTSVDPIAAFCSSDEELEDSKALLYLPIAPEVEDPEENPYGPPPDAVQTSLMDEGASAEKKRQSSADGSQPPKKKPKTTNIELQGVPNDEVHPLLGVKGDGKSKKKQAGRPKGSKGKEKDSPFKPKLYKGDRGLPLEGSAKGKVQAELSQPLAAGGAISELL, encoded by the exons ATGAACCTCGAGTTGCTGG AGTCCTTTGGGCAGAATTATCCAGAG gaagcCGATGGAACTTTGGATTGTATCAGCATGGCCCTGACTTGCACCTTTAACAGGTGGGGCACGCTGCTTGCAGTTGGCTGTAATGATGGCCGAATTGTCATCTGGGATTTCTTGACAAGAGGCATTGCTAAAATAATTAGTGCACACATCCATCCAGTTTGTTCTTTATG ttgGAGTCGAGATGGTCATAAGCTCGTGAGTGCTTCCACTGATAACATAGTGTCACAGTGGGATGTTCTTTCAGGCGACTGCGACCAGAGGTTTCGGTTCCCTTCACCCATCCTAAAAGTCCAGTATCATCCACGAGATCA gAACAAGGTTCTCGTGTGTCCCATGAAATCTGCTCCTGTCATGTTGACCCTTTCAGATTCCAAGCATGTTGTTCTGCCGGTAGACGATGACTCCGATTTGAACGTGGTTGCATCTTTTGATAGGCGAGGGGAATATATCTATACAGGAAATGCAAAAGGCAAG ATTTTGGTCCTAAAAACAGATTCTCAGGATCTGGTTGCTTCCTTCAGAGTAACCACCGGAACAAGCAATACCACAGCTATTAAGTCCATAGAGTTTGCCCGGAAGGGAAG TTGCTTTTTAATTAACACAGCAGATCGGATAATCCGAGTTTATGATGGCAGAGAAATCTTAACTTGCGGAAGAGATGGAGAGCCTGAACCCATGCAGAAGTTACAGGACTTAGTAAATAG GACCCCGTGGAAGAAGTGTTGTTTCTCTGGGGATGGGGAATACATAGTGGCTGGTTCAGCCCGGCAGCATGCCTTGTACATCTGGGAGAAAAGCATTGGCAACCTGGTGAAGATTCTCCACGGGACGAGAGGAGAACTCCTCTTGGATGTAGCT TGGCACCCTGTTCGACCCATCATAGCATCCATTTCAAGTGGAGTGGTATCTATTTGGGCACAAAATCAAGta GAAAATTGGAGTGCATTTGCCCCAGACTTCAAGGAGTTGGATGAAAATGTAGAATATGAGGAAAGGGAATCGGAGTTTGATATTGAAGATGAAGATAAGAGTGAGCCTGAGCAGACAG GGGCTGACGCTGCCGAGGATGAGGAAGTGGATGTCACCAGCGTGGACCCGATCGCCGCCTTCTGTAGCAG TGATGAAGAGCTGGAAGATTCAAAGGCTCTATTATATTTACCCATTGCCCCTGAGGTAGAAGATCCGGAAGAAAATCCCTACGGCCCCCCACCGGATGCGGTCCAAACCTCCCTGATGGACGAAGGGGCTAGTGCAGAGAAGAAGAGGCAGTCTTCAGCAGATGGGTCCCAGCCACCGAAGAAGAAACCCAAAACAACCAATATAGAACTTCAAGGAGTACCTAACGATG AAGTCCATCCACTACTGGGTGTGAAGGGGGATGGCAAATCCAAGAAGAAGCAAGCAGGCCGGCCTAAAGGAtcaaaaggtaaagagaaagatTCTCCATTTAAACCGAAACTCTACAAAGGGGACAGAGGTTTACCTCTGGAAGGATCAGCGAAGGGTAAAGTGCAGGCGGAGCTCAGCCAGCCGTTGGCAG
- the RBBP5 gene encoding retinoblastoma-binding protein 5 isoform X3: MNLELLESFGQNYPEEADGTLDCISMALTCTFNRWGTLLAVGCNDGRIVIWDFLTRGIAKIISAHIHPVCSLCWSRDGHKLVSASTDNIVSQWDVLSGDCDQRFRFPSPILKVQYHPRDQNKVLVCPMKSAPVMLTLSDSKHVVLPVDDDSDLNVVASFDRRGEYIYTGNAKGKILVLKTDSQDLVASFRVTTGTSNTTAIKSIEFARKGSCFLINTADRIIRVYDGREILTCGRDGEPEPMQKLQDLVNRTPWKKCCFSGDGEYIVAGSARQHALYIWEKSIGNLVKILHGTRGELLLDVAWHPVRPIIASISSGVVSIWAQNQVENWSAFAPDFKELDENVEYEERESEFDIEDEDKSEPEQTGADAAEDEEVDVTSVDPIAAFCSSDEELEDSKALLYLPIAPEVEDPEENPYGPPPDAVQTSLMDEGASAEKKRQSSADGSQPPKKKPKTTNIELQGVPNDEVHPLLGVKGDGKSKKKQAGRPKGSKAGGAISELL, translated from the exons ATGAACCTCGAGTTGCTGG AGTCCTTTGGGCAGAATTATCCAGAG gaagcCGATGGAACTTTGGATTGTATCAGCATGGCCCTGACTTGCACCTTTAACAGGTGGGGCACGCTGCTTGCAGTTGGCTGTAATGATGGCCGAATTGTCATCTGGGATTTCTTGACAAGAGGCATTGCTAAAATAATTAGTGCACACATCCATCCAGTTTGTTCTTTATG ttgGAGTCGAGATGGTCATAAGCTCGTGAGTGCTTCCACTGATAACATAGTGTCACAGTGGGATGTTCTTTCAGGCGACTGCGACCAGAGGTTTCGGTTCCCTTCACCCATCCTAAAAGTCCAGTATCATCCACGAGATCA gAACAAGGTTCTCGTGTGTCCCATGAAATCTGCTCCTGTCATGTTGACCCTTTCAGATTCCAAGCATGTTGTTCTGCCGGTAGACGATGACTCCGATTTGAACGTGGTTGCATCTTTTGATAGGCGAGGGGAATATATCTATACAGGAAATGCAAAAGGCAAG ATTTTGGTCCTAAAAACAGATTCTCAGGATCTGGTTGCTTCCTTCAGAGTAACCACCGGAACAAGCAATACCACAGCTATTAAGTCCATAGAGTTTGCCCGGAAGGGAAG TTGCTTTTTAATTAACACAGCAGATCGGATAATCCGAGTTTATGATGGCAGAGAAATCTTAACTTGCGGAAGAGATGGAGAGCCTGAACCCATGCAGAAGTTACAGGACTTAGTAAATAG GACCCCGTGGAAGAAGTGTTGTTTCTCTGGGGATGGGGAATACATAGTGGCTGGTTCAGCCCGGCAGCATGCCTTGTACATCTGGGAGAAAAGCATTGGCAACCTGGTGAAGATTCTCCACGGGACGAGAGGAGAACTCCTCTTGGATGTAGCT TGGCACCCTGTTCGACCCATCATAGCATCCATTTCAAGTGGAGTGGTATCTATTTGGGCACAAAATCAAGta GAAAATTGGAGTGCATTTGCCCCAGACTTCAAGGAGTTGGATGAAAATGTAGAATATGAGGAAAGGGAATCGGAGTTTGATATTGAAGATGAAGATAAGAGTGAGCCTGAGCAGACAG GGGCTGACGCTGCCGAGGATGAGGAAGTGGATGTCACCAGCGTGGACCCGATCGCCGCCTTCTGTAGCAG TGATGAAGAGCTGGAAGATTCAAAGGCTCTATTATATTTACCCATTGCCCCTGAGGTAGAAGATCCGGAAGAAAATCCCTACGGCCCCCCACCGGATGCGGTCCAAACCTCCCTGATGGACGAAGGGGCTAGTGCAGAGAAGAAGAGGCAGTCTTCAGCAGATGGGTCCCAGCCACCGAAGAAGAAACCCAAAACAACCAATATAGAACTTCAAGGAGTACCTAACGATG AAGTCCATCCACTACTGGGTGTGAAGGGGGATGGCAAATCCAAGAAGAAGCAAGCAGGCCGGCCTAAAGGAtcaaaag
- the RBBP5 gene encoding retinoblastoma-binding protein 5 isoform X5 encodes MKSAPVMLTLSDSKHVVLPVDDDSDLNVVASFDRRGEYIYTGNAKGKILVLKTDSQDLVASFRVTTGTSNTTAIKSIEFARKGSCFLINTADRIIRVYDGREILTCGRDGEPEPMQKLQDLVNRTPWKKCCFSGDGEYIVAGSARQHALYIWEKSIGNLVKILHGTRGELLLDVAWHPVRPIIASISSGVVSIWAQNQVENWSAFAPDFKELDENVEYEERESEFDIEDEDKSEPEQTGADAAEDEEVDVTSVDPIAAFCSSDEELEDSKALLYLPIAPEVEDPEENPYGPPPDAVQTSLMDEGASAEKKRQSSADGSQPPKKKPKTTNIELQGVPNDEVHPLLGVKGDGKSKKKQAGRPKGSKGKEKDSPFKPKLYKGDRGLPLEGSAKGKVQAELSQPLAAGGAISELL; translated from the exons ATGAAATCTGCTCCTGTCATGTTGACCCTTTCAGATTCCAAGCATGTTGTTCTGCCGGTAGACGATGACTCCGATTTGAACGTGGTTGCATCTTTTGATAGGCGAGGGGAATATATCTATACAGGAAATGCAAAAGGCAAG ATTTTGGTCCTAAAAACAGATTCTCAGGATCTGGTTGCTTCCTTCAGAGTAACCACCGGAACAAGCAATACCACAGCTATTAAGTCCATAGAGTTTGCCCGGAAGGGAAG TTGCTTTTTAATTAACACAGCAGATCGGATAATCCGAGTTTATGATGGCAGAGAAATCTTAACTTGCGGAAGAGATGGAGAGCCTGAACCCATGCAGAAGTTACAGGACTTAGTAAATAG GACCCCGTGGAAGAAGTGTTGTTTCTCTGGGGATGGGGAATACATAGTGGCTGGTTCAGCCCGGCAGCATGCCTTGTACATCTGGGAGAAAAGCATTGGCAACCTGGTGAAGATTCTCCACGGGACGAGAGGAGAACTCCTCTTGGATGTAGCT TGGCACCCTGTTCGACCCATCATAGCATCCATTTCAAGTGGAGTGGTATCTATTTGGGCACAAAATCAAGta GAAAATTGGAGTGCATTTGCCCCAGACTTCAAGGAGTTGGATGAAAATGTAGAATATGAGGAAAGGGAATCGGAGTTTGATATTGAAGATGAAGATAAGAGTGAGCCTGAGCAGACAG GGGCTGACGCTGCCGAGGATGAGGAAGTGGATGTCACCAGCGTGGACCCGATCGCCGCCTTCTGTAGCAG TGATGAAGAGCTGGAAGATTCAAAGGCTCTATTATATTTACCCATTGCCCCTGAGGTAGAAGATCCGGAAGAAAATCCCTACGGCCCCCCACCGGATGCGGTCCAAACCTCCCTGATGGACGAAGGGGCTAGTGCAGAGAAGAAGAGGCAGTCTTCAGCAGATGGGTCCCAGCCACCGAAGAAGAAACCCAAAACAACCAATATAGAACTTCAAGGAGTACCTAACGATG AAGTCCATCCACTACTGGGTGTGAAGGGGGATGGCAAATCCAAGAAGAAGCAAGCAGGCCGGCCTAAAGGAtcaaaaggtaaagagaaagatTCTCCATTTAAACCGAAACTCTACAAAGGGGACAGAGGTTTACCTCTGGAAGGATCAGCGAAGGGTAAAGTGCAGGCGGAGCTCAGCCAGCCGTTGGCAG
- the RBBP5 gene encoding retinoblastoma-binding protein 5 isoform X2 yields MALTCTFNRWGTLLAVGCNDGRIVIWDFLTRGIAKIISAHIHPVCSLCWSRDGHKLVSASTDNIVSQWDVLSGDCDQRFRFPSPILKVQYHPRDQNKVLVCPMKSAPVMLTLSDSKHVVLPVDDDSDLNVVASFDRRGEYIYTGNAKGKILVLKTDSQDLVASFRVTTGTSNTTAIKSIEFARKGSCFLINTADRIIRVYDGREILTCGRDGEPEPMQKLQDLVNRTPWKKCCFSGDGEYIVAGSARQHALYIWEKSIGNLVKILHGTRGELLLDVAWHPVRPIIASISSGVVSIWAQNQVENWSAFAPDFKELDENVEYEERESEFDIEDEDKSEPEQTGADAAEDEEVDVTSVDPIAAFCSSDEELEDSKALLYLPIAPEVEDPEENPYGPPPDAVQTSLMDEGASAEKKRQSSADGSQPPKKKPKTTNIELQGVPNDEVHPLLGVKGDGKSKKKQAGRPKGSKGKEKDSPFKPKLYKGDRGLPLEGSAKGKVQAELSQPLAAGGAISELL; encoded by the exons ATGGCCCTGACTTGCACCTTTAACAGGTGGGGCACGCTGCTTGCAGTTGGCTGTAATGATGGCCGAATTGTCATCTGGGATTTCTTGACAAGAGGCATTGCTAAAATAATTAGTGCACACATCCATCCAGTTTGTTCTTTATG ttgGAGTCGAGATGGTCATAAGCTCGTGAGTGCTTCCACTGATAACATAGTGTCACAGTGGGATGTTCTTTCAGGCGACTGCGACCAGAGGTTTCGGTTCCCTTCACCCATCCTAAAAGTCCAGTATCATCCACGAGATCA gAACAAGGTTCTCGTGTGTCCCATGAAATCTGCTCCTGTCATGTTGACCCTTTCAGATTCCAAGCATGTTGTTCTGCCGGTAGACGATGACTCCGATTTGAACGTGGTTGCATCTTTTGATAGGCGAGGGGAATATATCTATACAGGAAATGCAAAAGGCAAG ATTTTGGTCCTAAAAACAGATTCTCAGGATCTGGTTGCTTCCTTCAGAGTAACCACCGGAACAAGCAATACCACAGCTATTAAGTCCATAGAGTTTGCCCGGAAGGGAAG TTGCTTTTTAATTAACACAGCAGATCGGATAATCCGAGTTTATGATGGCAGAGAAATCTTAACTTGCGGAAGAGATGGAGAGCCTGAACCCATGCAGAAGTTACAGGACTTAGTAAATAG GACCCCGTGGAAGAAGTGTTGTTTCTCTGGGGATGGGGAATACATAGTGGCTGGTTCAGCCCGGCAGCATGCCTTGTACATCTGGGAGAAAAGCATTGGCAACCTGGTGAAGATTCTCCACGGGACGAGAGGAGAACTCCTCTTGGATGTAGCT TGGCACCCTGTTCGACCCATCATAGCATCCATTTCAAGTGGAGTGGTATCTATTTGGGCACAAAATCAAGta GAAAATTGGAGTGCATTTGCCCCAGACTTCAAGGAGTTGGATGAAAATGTAGAATATGAGGAAAGGGAATCGGAGTTTGATATTGAAGATGAAGATAAGAGTGAGCCTGAGCAGACAG GGGCTGACGCTGCCGAGGATGAGGAAGTGGATGTCACCAGCGTGGACCCGATCGCCGCCTTCTGTAGCAG TGATGAAGAGCTGGAAGATTCAAAGGCTCTATTATATTTACCCATTGCCCCTGAGGTAGAAGATCCGGAAGAAAATCCCTACGGCCCCCCACCGGATGCGGTCCAAACCTCCCTGATGGACGAAGGGGCTAGTGCAGAGAAGAAGAGGCAGTCTTCAGCAGATGGGTCCCAGCCACCGAAGAAGAAACCCAAAACAACCAATATAGAACTTCAAGGAGTACCTAACGATG AAGTCCATCCACTACTGGGTGTGAAGGGGGATGGCAAATCCAAGAAGAAGCAAGCAGGCCGGCCTAAAGGAtcaaaaggtaaagagaaagatTCTCCATTTAAACCGAAACTCTACAAAGGGGACAGAGGTTTACCTCTGGAAGGATCAGCGAAGGGTAAAGTGCAGGCGGAGCTCAGCCAGCCGTTGGCAG
- the RBBP5 gene encoding retinoblastoma-binding protein 5 isoform X4, whose amino-acid sequence MNLELLESFGQNYPEEADGTLDCISMALTCTFNRWGTLLAVGCNDGRIVIWDFLTRGIAKIISAHIHPVCSLCWSRDGHKLVSASTDNIVSQWDVLSGDCDQRFRFPSPILKVQYHPRDQNKVLVCPMKSAPVMLTLSDSKHVVLPVDDDSDLNVVASFDRRGEYIYTGNAKGKILVLKTDSQDLVASFRVTTGTSNTTAIKSIEFARKGSCFLINTADRIIRVYDGREILTCGRDGEPEPMQKLQDLVNRTPWKKCCFSGDGEYIVAGSARQHALYIWEKSIGNLVKILHGTRGELLLDVAWHPVRPIIASISSGVVSIWAQNQVENWSAFAPDFKELDENVEYEERESEFDIEDEDKSEPEQTGADAAEDEEVDVTSVDPIAAFCSSDEELEDSKALLYLPIAPEVEDPEENPYGPPPDAVQTSLMDEGASAEKKRQSSADGSQPPKKKPKTTNIELQGVPNDAGGAISELL is encoded by the exons ATGAACCTCGAGTTGCTGG AGTCCTTTGGGCAGAATTATCCAGAG gaagcCGATGGAACTTTGGATTGTATCAGCATGGCCCTGACTTGCACCTTTAACAGGTGGGGCACGCTGCTTGCAGTTGGCTGTAATGATGGCCGAATTGTCATCTGGGATTTCTTGACAAGAGGCATTGCTAAAATAATTAGTGCACACATCCATCCAGTTTGTTCTTTATG ttgGAGTCGAGATGGTCATAAGCTCGTGAGTGCTTCCACTGATAACATAGTGTCACAGTGGGATGTTCTTTCAGGCGACTGCGACCAGAGGTTTCGGTTCCCTTCACCCATCCTAAAAGTCCAGTATCATCCACGAGATCA gAACAAGGTTCTCGTGTGTCCCATGAAATCTGCTCCTGTCATGTTGACCCTTTCAGATTCCAAGCATGTTGTTCTGCCGGTAGACGATGACTCCGATTTGAACGTGGTTGCATCTTTTGATAGGCGAGGGGAATATATCTATACAGGAAATGCAAAAGGCAAG ATTTTGGTCCTAAAAACAGATTCTCAGGATCTGGTTGCTTCCTTCAGAGTAACCACCGGAACAAGCAATACCACAGCTATTAAGTCCATAGAGTTTGCCCGGAAGGGAAG TTGCTTTTTAATTAACACAGCAGATCGGATAATCCGAGTTTATGATGGCAGAGAAATCTTAACTTGCGGAAGAGATGGAGAGCCTGAACCCATGCAGAAGTTACAGGACTTAGTAAATAG GACCCCGTGGAAGAAGTGTTGTTTCTCTGGGGATGGGGAATACATAGTGGCTGGTTCAGCCCGGCAGCATGCCTTGTACATCTGGGAGAAAAGCATTGGCAACCTGGTGAAGATTCTCCACGGGACGAGAGGAGAACTCCTCTTGGATGTAGCT TGGCACCCTGTTCGACCCATCATAGCATCCATTTCAAGTGGAGTGGTATCTATTTGGGCACAAAATCAAGta GAAAATTGGAGTGCATTTGCCCCAGACTTCAAGGAGTTGGATGAAAATGTAGAATATGAGGAAAGGGAATCGGAGTTTGATATTGAAGATGAAGATAAGAGTGAGCCTGAGCAGACAG GGGCTGACGCTGCCGAGGATGAGGAAGTGGATGTCACCAGCGTGGACCCGATCGCCGCCTTCTGTAGCAG TGATGAAGAGCTGGAAGATTCAAAGGCTCTATTATATTTACCCATTGCCCCTGAGGTAGAAGATCCGGAAGAAAATCCCTACGGCCCCCCACCGGATGCGGTCCAAACCTCCCTGATGGACGAAGGGGCTAGTGCAGAGAAGAAGAGGCAGTCTTCAGCAGATGGGTCCCAGCCACCGAAGAAGAAACCCAAAACAACCAATATAGAACTTCAAGGAGTACCTAACGATG